The following are encoded together in the Flavobacterium sp. TR2 genome:
- a CDS encoding glycosyltransferase: MKVVHIIEALGGGVYTYFSDLSTYFGEDEIRKRIDTTIIYSANRKEIDREKIKSDFSSNINLIEVNMLRSFSPLQDLKSVIRLTKELKKINPDVIHLHSSKAGVLGRIAYFFLFKKKKLYYSPHGYSFLRTDISKSIRKLYWLIEKSTQALFGGITIACGDTEFEIAKKIGKSDLVRNGIDIESIRESFVETKNDKLTVGILGRITHQKNPVLFNEIALNFPHLNFVWIGDGELNSLLTASNIKITGWFFDRESILKKLNSIDVYLQTSLWEGLPIAVLEAMALEKPVIASNVIGNKDIVLHNETGFLFDEISELKPYFQTLSNSENRNLIAKKAFKRCSELFDKNKNFEELVAIYKS; encoded by the coding sequence TTGAAAGTTGTACATATCATAGAAGCCCTTGGTGGAGGCGTATATACTTATTTTAGTGATTTATCAACTTATTTTGGTGAGGATGAAATAAGAAAACGCATAGATACGACCATAATTTACAGTGCAAACCGAAAAGAAATAGACAGGGAAAAAATTAAATCTGATTTTTCGAGCAACATTAATTTAATAGAAGTTAATATGCTGCGAAGCTTTTCGCCTCTTCAAGATTTAAAATCTGTAATTCGGTTAACCAAAGAGCTGAAAAAAATAAATCCCGATGTTATTCATCTTCATTCATCAAAAGCCGGAGTTTTAGGAAGGATTGCCTATTTTTTCCTGTTTAAGAAAAAGAAGCTTTATTATTCTCCGCATGGTTATTCATTTCTTAGAACAGATATTTCAAAATCCATTCGAAAACTATATTGGCTCATAGAAAAAAGCACCCAAGCTTTATTTGGAGGAATTACTATTGCCTGTGGTGATACAGAGTTTGAAATTGCCAAAAAAATCGGTAAATCAGATTTGGTTCGAAATGGTATTGATATTGAGAGTATACGTGAAAGTTTTGTTGAAACTAAAAATGATAAGCTTACTGTAGGAATCTTAGGCAGAATAACGCATCAAAAAAATCCAGTTTTATTTAATGAAATTGCTCTCAATTTTCCTCATTTAAATTTTGTCTGGATTGGAGATGGCGAACTAAATTCTTTACTTACAGCTTCTAATATAAAAATTACAGGATGGTTTTTTGATCGTGAAAGCATTTTGAAAAAATTAAACAGCATTGATGTTTATTTACAAACCTCATTATGGGAAGGATTGCCAATTGCCGTTTTAGAAGCAATGGCTTTAGAAAAACCTGTTATTGCCAGCAATGTAATTGGCAACAAGGATATTGTGCTTCATAATGAAACAGGATTTCTATTTGATGAAATTTCGGAATTAAAACCTTATTTTCAAACTCTTAGCAATTCAGAAAATCGAAATCTTATTGCTAAAAAAGCTTTCAAAAGATGTTCAGAGTTATTCGATAAAAACAAAAACTTTGAAGAATTAGTCGCAATTTACAAGAGCTGA
- a CDS encoding UDP-glucuronic acid decarboxylase family protein: MKRILITGAAGFLGSHLCDRFIKEGYFVIGMDNLITGDLKNIEHLFKLENFEFYHHDITKFVHVPGDLDYILHFASPASPIDYLKIPIQTLKVGSLGTHNLLGLARVKKARILIASTSEVYGDPLVHPQTEEYYGNVNTIGPRGVYDEAKRFQESITMAYHTFHGVETRIVRIFNTYGPRMRLNDGRVIPAFIGQALRGEDLTIFGDGMQTRSFCYVDDQVEGIYRLLHSDYVYPVNIGNPDEITIKDFAEEIIKLTGTNQKVVYHPLPINDPLQRQPDTTKAKELLGWEAKVSRAEGMKITYDYFRSLSPEELSKEEHKDFSSYIK, from the coding sequence ATGAAAAGAATACTTATCACGGGAGCGGCAGGATTTTTAGGATCACATTTATGTGACAGATTTATCAAAGAAGGATATTTTGTTATCGGAATGGATAACTTGATTACAGGAGATCTTAAAAATATTGAACATTTATTCAAACTAGAAAACTTTGAGTTTTATCATCATGATATTACCAAGTTTGTTCATGTTCCAGGTGATTTAGATTATATATTGCACTTTGCATCGCCTGCAAGTCCGATTGATTATTTAAAAATTCCGATTCAGACTCTTAAAGTTGGATCTCTAGGAACACACAATTTGTTAGGATTAGCTCGAGTAAAAAAAGCCAGAATTTTGATTGCCTCAACATCTGAGGTTTATGGAGATCCTTTAGTGCACCCACAGACAGAAGAATATTATGGAAACGTAAATACAATTGGTCCGCGTGGCGTTTATGATGAAGCAAAACGTTTTCAGGAATCTATTACGATGGCATATCATACTTTTCATGGAGTAGAAACCAGAATTGTGCGTATTTTTAATACTTATGGTCCAAGAATGCGACTAAACGATGGACGTGTAATTCCAGCTTTTATTGGTCAGGCACTTCGCGGAGAAGATTTAACAATTTTTGGAGACGGAATGCAGACGCGTTCTTTCTGTTATGTTGACGACCAGGTAGAAGGCATTTACAGATTACTGCATTCAGATTATGTGTATCCGGTAAATATTGGAAATCCAGACGAAATCACAATTAAAGATTTTGCGGAAGAAATTATTAAATTGACTGGAACAAACCAGAAAGTCGTATATCATCCGTTGCCGATAAACGATCCGTTGCAGCGTCAGCCAGACACGACAAAAGCCAAAGAATTGTTGGGTTGGGAAGCAAAAGTAAGCCGTGCTGAAGGAATGAAAATCACCTACGATTATTTCAGATCGTTATCGCCAGAAGAACTTTCAAAAGAAGAACACAAGGACTTTTCAAGCTATATAAAATAA
- a CDS encoding glycosyltransferase family 2 protein — protein sequence MNELVSIIVPTYNTEKFIRSTIESVQNQTYANWEMVLVDDASTDKTVSIIKEFAQQDNRIKLFELPENRGNGFARNAALEKATGRYIAYLDADDLWFPQKLEKQINFLKANNLHFTFSFYDSIDEEGNNLNRRVESPNPLTYKQLFFCNYVGNLTAIYDADYFGKIILEASQKRQDWRIWLTILKQIETAKPIPEPLAFYRIRKDSVSSSKFKLIKHNFGVYREFHGYNFVFSVLLMMRFLFTQLIMKPKYIQKI from the coding sequence ATGAACGAATTAGTTTCTATTATTGTACCTACTTATAATACAGAAAAGTTCATTAGATCAACAATTGAATCCGTTCAAAATCAGACTTATGCCAATTGGGAAATGGTTTTGGTTGATGATGCGTCAACAGATAAAACAGTTTCCATAATTAAAGAATTCGCTCAGCAGGACAACCGAATAAAACTTTTTGAATTACCAGAAAATCGCGGAAACGGTTTTGCCAGAAATGCTGCTTTAGAAAAAGCCACAGGAAGATATATTGCCTATTTAGATGCCGATGATTTATGGTTTCCTCAGAAATTAGAGAAGCAAATAAATTTTTTAAAAGCAAACAATTTGCACTTCACTTTCAGTTTTTATGATTCTATTGATGAAGAGGGAAATAATTTAAACCGAAGAGTCGAATCGCCGAACCCTCTAACTTATAAACAATTGTTTTTCTGCAATTATGTTGGCAATTTAACCGCCATTTACGATGCCGATTATTTCGGAAAAATCATTCTGGAAGCATCACAAAAGCGGCAAGATTGGAGAATATGGCTTACGATATTAAAACAAATTGAAACAGCCAAACCGATTCCAGAACCTTTGGCGTTTTACAGAATAAGAAAGGATTCTGTTTCCTCATCAAAATTTAAATTAATCAAACACAATTTTGGAGTTTATAGAGAATTTCACGGATATAATTTTGTGTTTTCTGTTTTATTGATGATGAGGTTTTTGTTTACTCAATTGATAATGAAACCAAAATATATACAAAAGATTTGA
- a CDS encoding ORF6N domain-containing protein, with amino-acid sequence MDDHSLLSEETISNKIYFIRGQKVMLDFDLSSLYEVETRRLNEQVKRNISRFPPDFMFQLTEKELENLMSQIATSSWGGIRKLPFAFTEHGVLMLSSVLKSDKAIQTNIQIMRIFTKVRQMLLDTTEIKVDILQIQKKLENHDKNIELVFSYLDELTEKKENESERVKIGYKK; translated from the coding sequence ATGGACGATCACTCTTTACTTTCTGAAGAAACAATTTCTAACAAAATATATTTTATCCGCGGTCAAAAGGTAATGCTCGACTTTGACTTATCTTCACTTTATGAGGTAGAAACCAGAAGATTAAACGAACAAGTCAAAAGAAATATATCAAGATTTCCTCCTGATTTTATGTTTCAACTTACCGAAAAAGAACTTGAAAACTTGATGTCGCAAATTGCGACATCAAGTTGGGGAGGAATTAGAAAATTACCTTTTGCTTTTACGGAACACGGCGTTTTAATGCTATCAAGTGTCTTAAAAAGCGACAAAGCCATCCAAACCAACATTCAAATCATGAGGATTTTTACAAAAGTGAGACAAATGCTTTTGGATACAACCGAAATTAAAGTTGATATTTTACAGATCCAGAAGAAGTTAGAAAATCACGATAAAAACATTGAATTGGTTTTTTCATATTTAGATGAATTGACCGAAAAAAAGGAGAATGAATCTGAAAGAGTGAAGATTGGCTATAAAAAATAA
- a CDS encoding phenylacetate--CoA ligase family protein, whose translation MIRLFDLSLKLNGFPIKKAKAELDKIIAIPEENYNDFVEKRKKEIVEFHLKHNDFYKELANIDLYRDWSDLPVLTKRNLQTSLKKRLSVGFSSKNVFINKTSGSSGDPMVFAKDKFSHAITWADYKRRFSWYRIDFNSSFQARFYGMPLTFLANKKLRFKDFLSRRYRFNIFDLSDKGLEKITSQFQKKKFDYINGYTSNVVLLAKYLKKNNKVLVEICPSLKVCVVTSEMLFEEDRILLEKQLGVPVVNEYGSSEIGIIALENTDGEWLVNSETLFIEILDENNRPVPLGKEGKIVVTSLDNKAHPFIRYEVGDYGILDEKSTSKKPILKKLIGRTNDIAILPSGKKAPGMTFYSITKKLFEDDGNVKEFIIKQTQIDIFKIEYTSETELTSSEIKKIEKEFSNYLEPNLQYNFVRKEMLKRSKSGKLKQFKSYL comes from the coding sequence ATGATTCGCCTTTTTGATCTTTCGCTCAAGTTAAACGGTTTTCCAATAAAGAAAGCGAAAGCCGAATTGGATAAAATTATTGCTATCCCAGAAGAAAATTACAATGATTTTGTTGAGAAGAGAAAAAAAGAAATCGTAGAATTCCATTTAAAACATAATGATTTTTATAAAGAATTAGCCAATATTGATTTGTACAGAGATTGGTCAGATTTGCCTGTTTTGACTAAAAGAAATCTACAAACTTCTCTAAAAAAGCGATTATCAGTAGGCTTTAGTTCAAAAAATGTCTTTATAAATAAAACTTCTGGTTCAAGCGGAGATCCAATGGTTTTTGCAAAAGATAAGTTTTCACATGCCATAACATGGGCTGATTATAAACGTCGCTTTTCATGGTATAGAATTGACTTTAACTCTTCGTTTCAAGCACGTTTTTATGGAATGCCTTTAACTTTTTTAGCAAATAAAAAATTGCGTTTCAAAGATTTTCTCAGCCGCAGATACCGTTTCAATATCTTTGATCTATCAGATAAGGGATTGGAAAAAATTACATCTCAATTTCAAAAAAAGAAATTTGACTATATAAATGGTTACACAAGTAATGTTGTTTTGCTGGCAAAATATTTAAAAAAAAACAACAAAGTGCTTGTTGAAATCTGCCCATCTTTAAAAGTTTGTGTTGTAACATCTGAAATGCTTTTTGAAGAGGATAGAATCTTACTAGAAAAACAATTAGGCGTTCCCGTCGTTAATGAATATGGTTCATCAGAAATAGGTATTATCGCTTTAGAAAATACTGATGGTGAATGGCTTGTAAATTCAGAAACTCTTTTTATTGAAATACTTGATGAAAATAATCGGCCTGTTCCTCTTGGTAAAGAAGGAAAAATTGTAGTTACTAGTCTGGACAATAAAGCGCATCCTTTTATTAGATATGAAGTTGGTGATTACGGGATTTTAGATGAGAAAAGTACCTCCAAAAAGCCCATCTTAAAAAAATTAATTGGCAGGACCAATGACATTGCAATTTTACCTAGTGGAAAAAAGGCTCCTGGAATGACTTTTTATTCTATTACAAAAAAACTTTTTGAAGACGATGGAAATGTAAAAGAATTTATCATCAAACAAACCCAAATAGATATATTTAAAATAGAATATACTAGTGAAACTGAACTTACTTCTTCAGAAATAAAAAAAATAGAAAAAGAATTTTCCAACTATTTAGAACCTAATTTACAGTACAATTTTGTCCGAAAAGAAATGCTTAAACGAAGTAAAAGCGGTAAACTGAAACAATTTAAATCGTATTTATAA
- the purD gene encoding phosphoribosylamine--glycine ligase encodes MTILLLGSGGREHAFAWKMTQSPLCEKLFVVPGNAGTAAIAENVAISPTDFEAVKALVLKENISLVVVGPEDPLVKGVYDYFKNDESLQHIPVIGPSKLGAQLEGSKEFAKEFLMKHNIPTAAYDSFTAETVEEGCKFLETLQPPYVLKADGLAAGKGVLIIQDLEEAKAELRNMLVHAKFGTASSKVVIEEFLDGIELSCFVLTDGKNYKILPTAKDYKRIGEGDTGLNTGGMGAVSPVPYVDAVLMEKIETRIVKPTIEGFQKDGIEYKGFVFIGLINVKGEPIVIEYNVRMGDPETEVVVPRLKSDLVELFLSVADQKLGDFNLEVDPRSATTVMVVSGGYPEDFEKGKVISGLENITDSIVFHAGTKLDGGNVVTNGGRVIAVTSYGDNFQEAIKKSYQNIDKLSFDKMYFRKDIGFDLI; translated from the coding sequence ATGACAATTTTACTATTGGGATCTGGCGGAAGAGAGCATGCATTTGCATGGAAAATGACTCAGAGTCCGCTTTGCGAAAAACTTTTTGTAGTGCCTGGAAATGCAGGAACTGCAGCAATTGCTGAAAACGTTGCAATATCTCCAACAGATTTTGAAGCAGTTAAAGCATTAGTGCTTAAAGAAAATATAAGTTTAGTAGTCGTAGGACCTGAAGATCCGTTGGTAAAAGGAGTTTACGATTATTTTAAAAACGACGAAAGTCTGCAACATATTCCGGTTATCGGACCATCAAAATTGGGTGCGCAATTAGAAGGAAGTAAAGAATTTGCAAAAGAATTCTTGATGAAACATAACATTCCGACTGCAGCTTATGACAGTTTTACTGCTGAAACAGTTGAAGAAGGATGTAAGTTCCTTGAAACTTTGCAGCCACCTTACGTTTTAAAAGCAGATGGATTAGCAGCGGGAAAAGGTGTTTTGATTATTCAGGATCTTGAAGAAGCTAAGGCTGAATTAAGAAATATGCTGGTTCACGCTAAGTTTGGAACAGCAAGTTCAAAAGTGGTTATCGAAGAATTCTTGGACGGAATCGAATTAAGCTGTTTTGTTTTAACTGACGGAAAAAACTATAAAATTCTTCCAACAGCAAAAGATTACAAACGTATTGGAGAAGGAGATACAGGCTTAAACACAGGCGGAATGGGAGCAGTTTCTCCAGTTCCTTATGTAGATGCTGTTTTAATGGAAAAAATTGAAACTCGTATCGTAAAACCAACAATTGAAGGTTTCCAAAAAGACGGAATAGAATATAAAGGTTTTGTGTTTATTGGTCTGATCAATGTAAAAGGAGAACCAATCGTTATTGAATACAACGTGAGAATGGGTGATCCTGAAACTGAGGTTGTGGTTCCGAGATTAAAATCTGACTTAGTAGAATTGTTTTTATCTGTTGCAGATCAGAAATTAGGAGATTTCAATTTAGAAGTTGATCCAAGAAGCGCAACAACGGTTATGGTAGTTTCTGGCGGATATCCTGAAGATTTTGAAAAAGGAAAAGTAATTTCTGGTTTAGAAAATATTACAGATTCTATAGTTTTTCATGCAGGAACAAAATTAGATGGAGGAAATGTCGTTACTAATGGAGGACGTGTAATTGCAGTAACTTCTTATGGAGATAATTTCCAGGAGGCCATAAAAAAATCTTACCAAAACATAGATAAACTAAGCTTTGATAAGATGTATTTTAGAAAAGATATCGGCTTCGATTTAATTTAA
- a CDS encoding DUF6341 family protein, whose amino-acid sequence MTAFFEGIQYLFVNILFAPLDFLRRLELITWFGANTINWIFMIICACAIVYWIKQLRIFDDAGTENQDTTAHSFLK is encoded by the coding sequence ATGACAGCTTTTTTCGAAGGAATTCAATACCTATTCGTTAACATTTTGTTTGCTCCTCTTGACTTTTTACGTCGTTTGGAATTAATTACATGGTTTGGTGCAAACACTATTAACTGGATTTTCATGATCATCTGTGCGTGCGCAATCGTTTATTGGATTAAACAATTACGTATTTTTGATGACGCTGGAACAGAAAACCAAGATACAACAGCTCATTCATTTTTAAAATAA
- a CDS encoding DUF6427 family protein, which translates to MITSVFKKSTPLNYSLVVILILVFFFMFQIKDPSWVTSYFLAFQKVSLLCFILASFFMINFIVKKNGLSKDNGYAILFYLLFVLFFPTVFNDSNVIYANFFILLALRRLISLQSLKASKEKIFDAAFWIFIASLFQFWSILFLILVYISIVFHVSRDYRNWVLPFIALLAVTILFYMTSLILNFDAITFIQERAMIDFRIDYFKNNYENAALSIYTAVALFFVTFMLMTLSNRPQIVHSSYKKIVACFFIAVLVYIISPNKSNDLLLFSIAPLSIMATSHVEYMQQKLNNEIVFYTLIVCSLFTFFSQL; encoded by the coding sequence ATGATAACAAGTGTTTTTAAAAAATCTACGCCATTAAATTATTCATTGGTTGTAATTTTAATACTGGTTTTCTTTTTTATGTTCCAAATTAAAGACCCATCTTGGGTTACTTCTTATTTTTTGGCTTTTCAAAAAGTGAGTTTGCTATGCTTTATTTTGGCTTCTTTTTTTATGATTAATTTCATTGTAAAAAAGAACGGACTCAGTAAAGACAACGGTTACGCGATACTTTTTTACTTGTTGTTTGTTTTATTTTTCCCAACCGTATTTAATGACTCAAATGTTATCTATGCCAACTTTTTTATTTTATTGGCACTTCGAAGATTAATTTCGCTGCAATCTCTCAAAGCATCGAAAGAAAAAATATTTGATGCAGCATTTTGGATTTTTATAGCTTCGTTATTTCAATTTTGGAGTATTCTCTTCCTAATATTGGTTTATATTTCTATTGTTTTTCACGTTTCAAGAGATTATAGAAATTGGGTTTTGCCATTTATCGCGCTTTTGGCAGTGACGATTTTATTTTACATGACATCATTAATTTTAAATTTTGATGCCATTACTTTCATTCAGGAAAGAGCTATGATCGATTTTAGAATTGATTACTTTAAGAATAATTATGAAAATGCGGCACTTTCAATATATACAGCTGTGGCATTGTTTTTTGTCACTTTCATGTTAATGACATTGTCAAACAGACCACAGATTGTACATTCTTCATATAAGAAAATTGTAGCCTGTTTTTTTATTGCGGTTCTAGTTTACATCATTTCGCCAAATAAAAGCAACGACTTATTATTGTTTAGTATAGCACCATTAAGTATAATGGCAACGAGTCATGTAGAATATATGCAGCAGAAACTTAATAACGAAATTGTTTTTTATACGCTGATTGTGTGTAGTTTATTTACTTTTTTTTCTCAGTTATAA
- the upp gene encoding uracil phosphoribosyltransferase has protein sequence MKIHYISENNSVLNHFLGQIRNVNVQNDSMRFRRNIERIGEIMAYELSKILPYKEVEIQTPLGIKKTTEIDTDLVLCPILRAGLPLHNGFLNYFDHAENSFVSACRFHPNNDDAFEIRVEYQAISDLNNKTVLLLDPMLATGQSIVAVHKKLVENATPAEIHIVVVIAAPEGIAHLEKNLPENCHLWVASLDEKLNEKNYIVPGLGDAGDLAYGSKL, from the coding sequence ATGAAAATCCATTATATCTCTGAGAACAACAGTGTATTAAACCATTTTTTAGGCCAGATCCGAAATGTGAATGTTCAAAATGACAGTATGCGTTTTCGTAGAAATATTGAACGCATTGGAGAAATTATGGCTTATGAGCTGAGCAAAATTTTACCTTATAAAGAAGTCGAAATTCAAACGCCTCTTGGAATTAAGAAGACGACAGAAATTGATACTGATTTGGTATTATGCCCTATTTTAAGGGCTGGATTGCCACTCCATAATGGTTTTTTAAATTATTTTGATCATGCCGAGAACAGTTTTGTTTCTGCCTGCAGATTTCATCCAAATAATGATGACGCATTTGAAATACGAGTTGAATATCAAGCAATTTCAGACTTAAATAATAAAACCGTTTTACTTCTTGACCCGATGCTAGCCACTGGACAATCTATCGTTGCTGTTCATAAAAAGCTGGTCGAAAACGCAACTCCAGCAGAAATCCATATTGTTGTTGTTATCGCTGCTCCAGAAGGAATTGCTCATCTCGAAAAAAATCTTCCAGAAAACTGCCACCTTTGGGTTGCTTCATTAGATGAAAAACTAAACGAGAAAAACTACATTGTTCCCGGTCTTGGAGATGCAGGCGACCTCGCTTACGGAAGTAAATTATAA
- a CDS encoding DUF4254 domain-containing protein, which produces MFSKLAYSVFEQSIKDYHQFDNVDQPINNPYPKDKFEHLLYLKNWIDTVQWHFEDIIRDPQIDPVAALTLKRRIDASNQERTDMVEYIDSYFLQKYSNVKVKDGAKINSESPAWAFDRLSILALKIYHMHEEANRAEASQEHRDKCQEKLNVLLEQRTDLSTAIEELLTDIENGDKFMKVYKQMKMYNDDELNPVLYQNKK; this is translated from the coding sequence ATGTTTTCAAAATTAGCATATTCTGTTTTCGAACAAAGCATCAAAGATTATCATCAGTTTGATAATGTAGATCAGCCTATCAATAATCCTTATCCAAAAGATAAGTTCGAGCATTTGTTATATTTAAAAAATTGGATTGACACCGTTCAGTGGCATTTTGAAGATATTATTCGTGATCCGCAGATTGATCCAGTTGCGGCATTAACTTTGAAAAGAAGAATTGATGCCTCAAATCAGGAGCGTACTGATATGGTGGAATATATTGATAGCTACTTTTTACAAAAATACAGCAATGTAAAAGTAAAAGACGGAGCAAAAATCAATTCTGAAAGTCCAGCTTGGGCGTTTGACAGATTGTCGATTTTAGCTCTAAAAATTTATCATATGCATGAAGAAGCTAATCGTGCAGAAGCTTCGCAGGAACATAGAGATAAATGTCAGGAAAAATTGAATGTACTTTTAGAACAAAGAACAGACTTATCTACAGCAATTGAAGAATTATTGACAGACATAGAAAACGGAGATAAATTCATGAAAGTGTACAAACAAATGAAAATGTACAACGACGATGAGTTGAACCCGGTTTTATATCAAAATAAAAAATAA
- a CDS encoding glycosyltransferase family 9 protein — translation MRLSAMGDVAMTVPVLRAFAKQYPAVKLTVISRPFFKPFFDGIPNLDFFSFDEKERHKGFLGLLRLFNDVKKLKIDAFADLHNVLRSKVVSLLFALSGKKRATVDKGREGKKELTRAENKIFKQLPTMFERHARVFSALGFPLDLSPRSVGTTFLEKAVLSSDILNIIGNEKQKLIGIAPFAQYDSKVYPLDLMKEVISKLAENPSYKILLFGGGKKEIEILDSLSEPFENVINMAGKIKFQQELQLISNLDVMLSMDSGNAHIAAMLGVKVITLWGATHPYAGFLPFNQSLENALTADRNQYPKLPTSVYGNKVVEGYEDAMRTILPQQVVDKVVEQLL, via the coding sequence ATGAGACTATCCGCAATGGGAGATGTCGCCATGACGGTTCCTGTTTTACGCGCTTTTGCAAAACAATATCCAGCGGTAAAATTAACCGTTATTTCCCGTCCTTTTTTTAAACCTTTTTTTGATGGAATTCCGAATCTAGATTTTTTTTCTTTTGATGAAAAAGAAAGACATAAAGGATTTTTAGGACTTCTACGCTTGTTTAATGATGTAAAAAAATTGAAGATTGATGCCTTTGCCGATCTTCATAATGTTTTGCGATCTAAAGTGGTGAGTTTGCTTTTCGCTTTAAGCGGAAAAAAAAGAGCAACTGTCGATAAAGGAAGAGAAGGAAAAAAAGAATTGACAAGAGCTGAAAATAAGATTTTCAAACAATTGCCAACCATGTTCGAGAGACACGCAAGAGTGTTTTCGGCACTTGGCTTTCCGTTAGATTTATCGCCCCGAAGTGTCGGGACAACATTTCTTGAAAAAGCAGTTTTAAGTTCTGATATTTTAAACATAATCGGAAATGAAAAACAAAAACTTATAGGAATTGCTCCTTTTGCACAATACGATTCTAAAGTTTACCCTTTAGATTTAATGAAAGAAGTAATTTCAAAATTGGCCGAAAATCCATCGTACAAAATTTTGCTTTTTGGTGGCGGAAAGAAAGAAATTGAAATCTTAGATTCGCTTTCAGAGCCTTTTGAAAATGTAATTAATATGGCAGGAAAAATCAAGTTCCAGCAGGAATTGCAATTGATAAGCAATCTCGATGTAATGCTTTCTATGGATTCTGGAAATGCACATATTGCAGCCATGCTGGGAGTGAAAGTCATAACGCTTTGGGGCGCAACGCATCCATACGCAGGGTTTTTGCCATTCAATCAAAGTTTAGAAAATGCTTTAACAGCAGATAGAAATCAATATCCTAAACTGCCAACATCAGTTTATGGCAATAAGGTTGTTGAAGGTTATGAGGATGCTATGAGGACAATTTTACCGCAGCAAGTTGTTGATAAAGTTGTAGAACAGCTTTTATAG
- a CDS encoding ferredoxin--NADP reductase, protein MPSFLKLIIKEVKRETADAVSILFNVPEELKPDYKFIAGQYINLKLTLDNQEIRRAYSICSAPDSGELRIAVKAVKNGLFSQFANTTLKAGDVLEVGQPEGKFTFEPDAERQKNYAAFAAGSGITPVLSIIKSVLKNEPKSSFVLVYGNKTPESTIFHQELHDLQLQYVGRFFVHNVYSQAKAENALFGRIEKSAVNFVLNNKHKELQFDKFFLCGPEEMINTVSNVLKEKNVKESAIKFELFTSSSEEHAIQGSQEGHTKITVLVDDEETTFEMSKKQTILDAALKQGVDAPYSCQGGICSSCLGRVTAGSAEMTKNSILTDSEIAEGLILTCQAHPTSETIYVDYDDV, encoded by the coding sequence ATGCCTTCATTCTTAAAACTTATAATTAAAGAGGTTAAACGCGAAACTGCAGATGCTGTTTCTATACTTTTTAATGTTCCTGAAGAACTAAAGCCGGACTATAAATTTATAGCTGGTCAATATATAAATTTAAAATTAACACTTGATAACCAAGAAATAAGACGTGCGTATTCTATTTGCTCTGCACCAGACAGCGGCGAATTAAGAATTGCTGTAAAAGCAGTAAAAAATGGTCTTTTTTCTCAGTTTGCCAATACTACCCTAAAAGCGGGAGATGTTCTAGAAGTAGGCCAGCCAGAAGGTAAATTTACTTTTGAACCAGATGCCGAAAGACAAAAAAATTATGCCGCATTTGCTGCAGGAAGCGGAATTACTCCAGTGCTTTCTATCATAAAATCGGTTTTAAAAAATGAGCCGAAAAGTTCATTTGTATTGGTTTATGGAAACAAAACTCCTGAAAGCACAATCTTTCATCAAGAACTTCACGATTTACAATTGCAATATGTAGGCAGATTTTTTGTGCATAATGTATACAGCCAGGCAAAAGCTGAAAATGCTTTATTTGGAAGAATTGAAAAATCGGCTGTGAATTTTGTTTTAAACAACAAACACAAAGAGCTTCAATTTGATAAATTTTTCCTTTGCGGACCTGAAGAAATGATTAACACTGTTTCTAATGTTTTGAAAGAGAAAAATGTAAAAGAGTCTGCTATCAAATTTGAGCTGTTTACCTCTTCTTCTGAAGAACACGCAATTCAAGGTTCTCAAGAAGGACATACAAAAATCACTGTTTTGGTAGACGATGAAGAAACTACTTTTGAAATGTCTAAAAAACAAACGATTCTTGATGCTGCTCTAAAACAAGGTGTTGACGCTCCTTATTCTTGCCAAGGCGGAATCTGCAGCAGCTGTTTAGGACGTGTGACAGCAGGAAGTGCCGAAATGACGAAAAATTCTATTTTAACAGATAGCGAAATTGCGGAAGGTTTAATTTTAACTTGTCAAGCGCATCCAACATCAGAAACTATTTATGTCGATTACGACGACGTCTAG